Genomic DNA from Triticum dicoccoides isolate Atlit2015 ecotype Zavitan chromosome 4B, WEW_v2.0, whole genome shotgun sequence:
NNNNNNNNNNNNNNNNNNNNNNNNNNNNNNNNNNNNNNNNNNNNNNNNNNNNNNNNNNNNNNNNNNNNNNNNNNNNNNNNNNNNNNNNNNNNNNNNNNNNNNNNNNNNNNNNNNNNNNNNNNNNNNNNNNNNNNNNNNNNNNNNNNNNNNNNNNNNNNNNNNNNNNNNNNNNNNNNNNNNNNNNNNNNNNNNNNNNNNNNNNNNNNNNNNNNNNNNNNNNNNNNNNNNNNNNNNNNNNNNNNNNNNNNNNNNNNNNNNNNNNNNNNNNNNNNNNNNNNNNNNNNNNNNNNNNNNNNNNNNNNNNNNNNNNNNNNNNNNNNNNNNNNNNNNNNNNNNNNNNNNNNNNNNNNNNNNNNNGATGGTGGGAAGGTGGTTTTGTGCGACGTTGCGGCTCATTTGACTAGTCAACATTGAAGTGGCATTCTAGTGAGCAATGGTTAATTAAAATAATTGCCGGTCCCATATGTCACCCTCTAATCTTCCTTTTCTCTCTCCTCTTTCAACTCCACTCCGGTCTGGGCCTCACTGTCACGATGGCATTCTCGCCAGCCTGGTGCGCCTGCCCCACCAAAGCCAACAGCCTCTCCCGcgccaacaacaacaacaccgttCTTGATGTCAACGCTCTCCCAATTCCCCCTCGTCCAGTTGGCCGCCGACATTGCCTAGAGATTGGGCTATGTCCAGAACCACGCAACATCGCACAACCGTAGTTCGAGGATGTAATCTAAGTGGTTTCATAGTTTAGGGTTGTACGCAAGTTAAACTCACCCTAGAGTTTAGGGTTGAAATATCCACTTCTCTCTTATGTTTTAGAGCCACAACTTTTCTTGACAATCTAGCACAAAGTTAGAAAAATATCAACAAAGTCACACGGCACAAAAACTTGTTGGCACTAATTAAGAGTCAGAAAGTTGTGTATTAGGGCCTCTAGTCCAAGTATTTATCATTCAAATCAACTATAAAGGTCGCCATTTTTCTCCTATATGCCACTTATACAAACATGCAAACGACAATGTCAAATCCCGGTCGCTATATGATCCTTGCACGAAAATGTTTTTCTCCACTCAGGTAGCTGAGCTGCTCAATCCCCCCTTGAAATCAGATCCCGGTCCCTATATATTTAGCTTTGTACGTATACACGGCACCAGTAAACCACACACTCACACCGTGCATCTCATCATACACTGCCATGCTTCAGGGGCCACGGGGATACGCGCTTCCTCCGGCGAAGTAATGCCCGTCCGTCGTCCGAAAGGGGGCGGGAGAGCTGCTGGAAGCGCCGCCGtagtggtggtggtgctgctgcaGCGACATGTActccatcgccggcggcgtgggctTCCAGTGCCGCTTCCGCTGGTTGATGAACCAGTTGTTGATCTGCTTCACGTCCAGCCCCGTCGACTGCGCCAGCGCCGCCTTCTCCAGCTCCTGCCGAGGCATGCATGCACGCCATCAGATCAGTTGTTGCAAAGATAGCGTGAGGAACCGCCGGCGTACGTACCGACGGGTAGGGCCATCTGTAGTGCAGCTGCCACCAGTGCAGGAGCTTCTGGCGCGCGTCCCTCGGCAGcttgcctttcttcttcttcttggagaggtCCCTCCAGAGGCTGCTCAGGTAGCCACTGTACTTATTCAGGAGGTGGCTCTTGAGCTCCTTGTCCTCCGCGCAGTGACTCGTGATCTCAGGCAGGCCATCGACATCGCCGGTTTCTTGCTCGTCTTCGGAGGAACCGCCCCCTTCGTAGCTGTGGTCATCTGCTTTGTCACATTGGGAATTCAGGAAACAAGGATGTCAGATAAACTCGTGGCCATTATCTCAGATGTGTTTATAGTAAGCAGCGCTTGCATCTTGTTCCCGAATAGATCTAACACTGTAAATTTGATCGCACTTGTTTCATAATTAATTATCTCAACTGTAGTACCATACCTGATCAATGTACACTTTAATTAACATGAGTACTTTTTTTTCATGGTAATATGTGTCTCGTTTATATATCATAAGGATCCTAGTACAAACCACGTACAAACCGACCTGACAAAACTCGAGTAGCTCATAGTGTTGTTTAGCCTTCGGAGTTAATAATGTACCCAATATTTTCTCTATCTAAATAGCTAACCCCGCCAAATTACATTGCTCAATTCCACGTTGTATTTCATCGCACATTCCTATATGCCGCCCAATCACATTAATTTACTTACCATGCATGAACCAGACTACAAAATTATTGAGATAAAAAAATATTTGATCGCCGTGCCAATGCAGGGGCACGTACCTAGTGTATTGAAAAAAATATTCTAGTATATAACATCAAATGTATAGTACGGAAATGTTTTTTTATGGTGAATCAAGTGAAACTAAttttttgttgtagatagatgttggtatatttttcagTAGGCTTGGTCATAGTTAAAGATGTTTGACTTATGACAAagctagaacttcaaataatttggAATAGAGAGTTACATATTGGCCGCTTAGAAAAATTAGCCGCATCAAATCAAGACGGCACCACCATTTGTTTCACCAGTTTCCCTGGCTCTCACAAGTTATATAGTGCCCAAAGACAAGGGAATCCTAGAAGGAGTaagctgtttttttttttgaaattggagtaAGCTTGTCGTGTAGCTTAGTTATATGTTAGGATAGAGTGTCCTTTGCGATCGCATCAACACACTATAAACATGTTGCACGACCCCTTAAATCCCTATCCTGGTGCGGTCATCACAACCAAAAACAGGGAGCCAGTGGTATCCAAAATTGGTTTGGTGGCGATGGTGTTGATCCTTGGTGCTAAGTTTAGTTTTAATCAATGGTTTCTCCATTCTTCCCTTTTTGTCTCCTTCCTGATCAATTCAGTAATGAAACATCGGTTTGGCATCCTGCCATGCATGTCATCATGTTGATAGTATGTTTAACAGTCTTAGAATGAAGTTTGTTCAGTTTGTGATGGCCGGTCTTCGACTTCTTCATTGGAGCATCGGATGAATGCCGAGATGCAGAGAATAGAAACCAAGATAATGATTTCGGCTAACCCTCATGCAAGTTCTTATCATCACCATGGATCTGTTGCAGGTGCTGTTCATTTTATTTTGATTGATATGCTATCTTATTTAATGAATAGGTTATGTTCATGCTCAAACAAATTATTGAGCTATCATATCGACCAACATCCTTTGGAATTCTTGGATTTTGTTAGCGAGTGAAGTGCATCCTATGTCCTTGAACTATTTCAAGTGTCTCACATGGGTCCCGGAACTATGAAAAGTGCCATCCAGGTCCACGAAGATCTTCAAAGTGCAATAAGTGTGTACATATGTGACATCTTTGAAATAGTTTGAGGACCTACTTGACATCTTTGAAATAGTTTGAGGACGTGAATTGACACACATATTGCATTTCGAGGACCTGGATGACGATTTTCGTAGTTCAAGGACCTATACGTGATGCCTCTGAAATAGTTTGAGGATCTATGATGCACACCACAAGGACACCCAATTTTTTTCCCTCCAAATGTGTATTGAGATGTTTTCCATCCCGAAATATTTACTCTGTATGTTCGGTTAAACTCAATGTGTGGTAGGACAAATGAACATGCATGGGACGCTCAAGTTGTAGATAAATTCAAGTCAGATACGTTGCTAAATATATTTGTTTCCAAAACTTGAAAGATGCATGAATCAAAATGTCTTTTGGAAGACCGAGGAAGACGGTGTCATTTTTGTACTCCTACCTGTCTCCACATGTTTCTTAGGTTTATTTATTCATATGGCAAATTAATCAAAAAACATGCGGTTGTCCCACCCCACCCCAGCCTGCACATATATGTAACCAGCGCATCACGGGATCAAAGTCTCAAAGCTAAGTAACAAGGCAGACGCGTGCAGCGCCACAGAGCAAACATCTGAATCAGACGCCCACATGCCCGTGCAGAAACCTCTTGTTGTGGCGACTGGCGACTCTGGCATGCATGGTGCTAAGCGTAGCCACCTACGGACCAACCTACCTAAGTCAGACCGATTAACTAGTGTCCCCCCTTGATGAACCCGTGTCCCCCGCGTCGTCGTCGATGTACGGCTACGACGACGATCGGCCGGCAGGCGCCAGACCAGGCCTAGTGAAATCGTGCTGCATCTACTGTACGATCTGTACCCTTCTCCTGCATGACACTGTACGTTCCTCGTACCTTTGTCACAGTTAGTGGGCTCGCCATGCACGCTTGttcaggatctctctctctctctctctctctctctctctctctaggagggTAAATAATTGTCACGGTTGGTGGGCTCGCCAtgcacgctctctctctctctctcgtagtagTAGTAGTTCAGATAGAAATTAgcgctctctctctcttctctagtAGGGTAACTAACGTCTGTAGTAGCTGCTGCAAGCTTGCAACTAGCAAGCTTTCACTTTTTGCAATCGCTGCAGGTACGAAACATTTCAAAGAAGATACGAGGAGCGTTGCGTGTTTACAGAAAAAGATCAGGGCTCTAATTCAAGACCCGTGCCATCTGTGTGGATTAAAtatggtttggtttggtttggtcgtGTACTGTAGGACTATCATGATAGGAGAGCAGCGATTCGGTGCTCAGGCTCATCTGCATCCGCgatgaagaaaaaaaatcaaaataaaaactAGAAAAATTCGACAAATTCCTTTTTTTgtatggtagataatttgatgcgtgaggtgcgCTCTAAAATTCAGATaatttggacatctgagtagctctcggcaAGAAAGATAAATTTGGGGACTGTAAAAAAGTTCACTATTCATGTATTATTTTGATCCAATTTATCATTTTTTCTGAGAGCTACTCATATGTCCAAATGATCTAAAACTTAGAGCGCACCTCACGCACCAAATTATCTACCATGCAAAAAAATAGATTTTATTGATTTTTTTGTACTTTTTGTGAATTGTTTCTTGACTGAGTGCAGATGAGGCTGGGCTCGGAAATGGATATTCGGCATGCAAGTATCTACCTTATTTGAATGTACCATCATGCATGTTTTTCAAGGGGTGCTTAATTATTTTAAAACATGACTGCTTGATCAGGAAACAATGCTTACGTGCCTGTATATACTTTTCACTCATGAAACCTTGCAAACTAGGATAAAGCAAGAGTTGAAGGTTGTATTTTAAACAAGATACCACCAAATGTAAAAAAAAAACTAGTGCAAAATTATTGTTTCTTGATCTCCTACCGATATGGATATGACACGAGTAGAACAAATATGGATTACGTATTGAAAGGGCTGTATCTGCGTATAGATTTAACGTGTTCTGTAAAGTTTATATGCAAGTTCTTGTTACAAGCTAGCTATTGGAGTGTCCTCGGAAGTCCCAATCTATATGTCTAACATCTTATGGCTCTTTTGTGTAGAACTTGTTTTTTCAGGGAGTTATGTGTAGAACAAGTGACTTGCCATGTTCATATGTAGGCCTTATCAATAACCAAAAAAAAAATGGCTCCCTCGATGCCCCCTTAACTTGCAAGATCTCGGTCCAATAGAATAGATTCATACCTACTTCATTGTACCCGTGTAAACAAGTTTAAATTTCCTCTTGCAACAATGCAATGTCCCTAAGCTAAAAAAACAATGCATTGTCCCACCGACCCCACCTTGAGTGTGTTCTCTCCCCTATCCCTTTCTGACCCCACCTCTTCCATGTCGAACCTGCTCTTTGGTCATAATTAAACCCACCCTCTTTCCACCTTCTTTGCTAGCTTAGCCATGCCAATTTCTTATGATAGCGGGCTAATTATCCCCTCCTTAATCATCAAGTCACACATTTAGTGTTCTTCTCAACCATAACCAGTTGGATGCCTAACATCCCTTGACATATCCTAACTACAAATTGAAAGGACATACTTGCCCCTAAGTGGTTTTGTGTTAATTACAACATGATTAGTGATGCAACCATGTGCTTGGGTCTATAAATAGTGGTTGATACATTGTAAGGTAAGCAAGCATGGTCGGAGCCCCCCCTGAAAGTGAAAAGAGATGACATCACAAAGATTTTTTATTTGTTTGAGGTATTAAGAAAGCCATACTATAAAGAGGGGGGTGCGCTTTGGAGTAAGAGGTTGGAATCAACTCGCGTACACATGCAAATATTGCACAATGATACACACCCAAACTAAGAGAGAGCCCTCAAATTCCCCATTTTGCAACTGCTCTATGTACCCTAGAACCTCCGATCAACCTCCGAGTTGTCCAAAAGCTTGCTACCCTTGAGGTGTAGCTCTCAGAAAATCCTGAAGCCTACCGAGATACTGCCCGAAAGATCCGGGGTCGAAATCTCTGGGTTGTCAAGAAGCATGCAACTCATGAGTTGTAACTCTCTGGATAGCCCAAAGCATGTTCAAATGTCTTCTGGAACCCACAGGGCACGTAGAATGACTGCATACGTTTCAAATTTTGGGCTACCTATATAAGACCACCTTCTTTCCCATGAATAAGGTAACGACTCGAGTTCTTTTCCTCCGTTAATGTGAATCTCAAATATTTGAGATCTCCTTCCCTAGTGCCCCAATCTTTCTCAAACTTTAGGGATAGCTAAAGGAGGTCTTGATCTACACTTTCACCAAAGGCAAGATTGAATCCCCCTTAGATCCTAGGTGGATATCGTTACTCGTGGAGTTTTTAGGGACTCCTGGATGTTTGGAGTCCTTCTGGAAGCTTCTTTGTTATGGTGTGCTCTGGATAAGTTTTTAAAGGTTTTGGTGGTCACCTCTAATGGATTGAGGTCCTTCCTTTGGTGTGAGACCCAAGGAGAATAGGTTGAGCCTACCATGGCATTCAGGAACCTTTGACCCTCGCACCCCTCCAACTAAGATTAGCACTCTCCCAAGAGTGTGGACTTTAGGATACATCCTAGTCTTCAACTTGTGGTTAATCTATTTCCCACTCCTTTACTTTGTGCTTGCTAGCTAGCTGTGCTCTTGCTTAACTGTGGCGTAGCTAGCTTTTCCTTTCCATATAGGTTATTCTAACCTTATATTGCAAATCTTGAGAACTTATTGATCCACACATATCATTAGAACTATTAAGAAAGGCTAAACAAATTGTACTCTTCTATTTCACCCCCACCCCACTCTAGTCGACCTCTTGATCCTTCCACAAGTTCCCTTTCCAACCTCCTCCCGAGTCCCCTAATGCAAGAATTTGTCTATTCATTTTTCCATTAAAGTGTGGCATCCAACTCACCATGAggaatatgtatgtatatatgatttaTATGGTGGCACTAGCCATTGACTGGAAAAGAATAACAACGACACCATTAATTGATCCTAGCACACAATCAAAAGGGTGGTAGGAAAAGGATTCTCTGTTGGATTCTGATGGATTCTCTGTTGATAACATAATAACAACTGGTTTTGTTTTCATCATGGATTCTCTTTTGACCTAGATTTATCAAACTTAGAATATTCATAACAAACATCTGCCGTCAGTCTTAGGAGTTGAACAATCGAGCATCGTCAAATGATGTAATAGGAGGAGCATGGGAGGAAGGAGAAGAATGAAGAAGATGGGGGGGGGGTGCAGAAGGAGAGGGGAACAAGGAGGCCACCAATGCAATTATGATTGGAACATGACAGACAATGAGCTCTCCACTAGGCCTAAATGATGGTTCGGTTGGGGTGGATGTGAACCTACCTGACATTGCTAATGGTGGAAATGTAAGATTGTCGTGCCACCTAAGCAGGATGAGGTGGTGGTGGTAGAGGGAGGAGGGAATGCCGACGAGTCAATACTAGAGAGGTAGGTAGAAGAAGAATGCAATGGATGATGCTGGTGGAAGCGAGGCAGGGAGGAGGCACAACAAAGGGATGAAGATGTGTGACATGTCATGCATACGGAGAAGAGGGATGGTGGGTTTGTTCTGTGGCTTATACTAGGTCGAGGTGTCCACATGGTTCCACTCCATTATCAAATTTGTTAAATTCGACACCGTCGCTCTCTTTTCCGCACATGCACGCACACATGTATATGCATGCATACACCAAAAGAGACTAATGCACGAAAGCATGGTATCAGCGAGATTCTTTTGGTTTTCAGTTTGAAAAACCTTTATCTCtcaatctatgcatccaaatgactaTCCATTTTTCCTATTGGCTTTGGTGCGACAAGATCTTGAAAATTAGATCGCATGTTGAGATGTTTAGACAACTTATTTTGTGAGCAATTATTAGGTTCGAGTGACTCGCTTGCTGGTTATAGGTAGATTATAACCACTTGGTTACCATGTTATAAAAATTTGGTTACCCAGTTAATTAATTAGTAGCTGATATCACATATTACTTGCTGAAACTTGAATACTCACTCTAGCTCTGCATCACATTGCAAT
This window encodes:
- the LOC119293201 gene encoding homeobox protein knotted-1-like 4 isoform X2 — protein: MDQFPLLPSGSKANTSTPLYLTLDNTTSGASTSPVPEPEPAPAPPEPSRHSYHDRGTDTVKAKIMSHPLYPALLTAFIECQKETYCDVLVRYKQELTRPIQEADEFFRAMEAQMESFTLDDHSYEGGGSSEDEQETGDVDGLPEITSHCAEDKELKSHLLNKYSGYLSSLWRDLSKKKKKGKLPRDARQKLLHWWQLHYRWPYPSELEKAALAQSTGLDVKQINNWFINQRKRHWKPTPPAMEYMSLQQHHHHYGGASSSSPAPFRTTDGHYFAGGSAYPRGP
- the LOC119293201 gene encoding homeobox protein knotted-1-like 4 isoform X1, producing the protein MDQFPLLPSGSKANTSTPLYLTLDNTTSGASTSPVPEPEPAPAPPEPSRHSYHDRGTDTVKAKIMSHPLYPALLTAFIECQKVGAPPEIVGRLTALAGDLDSDPGDRRQDPVPDPELDEFMETYCDVLVRYKQELTRPIQEADEFFRAMEAQMESFTLDDHSYEGGGSSEDEQETGDVDGLPEITSHCAEDKELKSHLLNKYSGYLSSLWRDLSKKKKKGKLPRDARQKLLHWWQLHYRWPYPSELEKAALAQSTGLDVKQINNWFINQRKRHWKPTPPAMEYMSLQQHHHHYGGASSSSPAPFRTTDGHYFAGGSAYPRGP